The following coding sequences lie in one Hippoglossus hippoglossus isolate fHipHip1 chromosome 14, fHipHip1.pri, whole genome shotgun sequence genomic window:
- the picalma gene encoding phosphatidylinositol binding clathrin assembly protein a isoform X14 → MSGQSITDRITAAQHSVTGSAITKTVCKATTHEIMGPKKKHLDYLIQCTNEMNVNIPQLADTLFERTTNTSWVVVFKSLTTTHQLMVYGNERFIQYLASRNTLFNLSNFLDKSGLQGYDMSTFIRRYSRYLNEKAVSYRQVAFDFTKVKRGSDGLMRTMNTEKLLKTIPIIQNQMDVLLDFNVNANELTNGVINAAFMLLFKDAIRLFAAYNEGIINLLEKYFDMKKVQCKEGLDIYKKFLTRMTRISEFLKVAEQVGIDRGDIPDLSQFTVCAPSSLLDALEQHLASLEGKKVKDSTAASRASTLSSAVSSLANTGISFTKVDEREKQAALEEEQSRLKTLKEQRLKDLQRNPATATTDSSPVSTLGGTINSAPAIDLFSTPSSTNSTSKAANDLLDLQPTFQQSLPPTTNNSWGDSFCGPSPYTTLFQSEPPAVAGLFRGFTASPTPQQPQNSRGLNVDFDSVFGNNTNGNNLDSTGGILKPTVTSSPNQSMTLNGQQPNKLVSNDLDSSLANLVGNLGMNNGTAKNDLHWSQPGERKLTGGSNWQPKSAPSTTWNPATMAPSVMAYPATTPTGMMACAMPPHMGSMMMTQPTMMYNQPVMRPANPFGPNPGAQSPTTSSPSSLSPLRAPGKDPFAQLFLQNFL, encoded by the exons acTTGATTCAGTGCACGAATGAGATGAATGTGAACATCCCTCAGCTGGCTGACACACTGTTTGAGAGGACCACTAACACCAGCTGGGTTGTTGTCTTCAAGTCCCTCACCACTACACACCAACTGATGGTCTACGGCAATGAG AGATTCATTCAGTATCTGGCTTCAAGGAACACACTATTCAACCTGAGCAATTTCTTGGACAAAAGTGGATTACAAG GCTATGATATGTCAACGTTCATAAGGAGGTATAGCCGCTACCTGAATGAGAAGGCTGTGTCCTACAGACAAGTTGCTTTTGACTTCACTAAAGTAAAAAGAGG GTCCGATGGGTTGATGAGAACGATGAACACAGAGAAACTCCTCAAGACCATCCCTATCATCCAAAATCAGATGGATGTGTTACTCGATTTCAAT GTCAATGCCAACGAACTGACAAATGGTGTGATCAACGCAGCTTTCATGCTTCTCTTCAAAGATGCGATCCGACTCTTTGCTGCCTACAATGAAGGCATAATCAACCTCCTGG AGAAATACTTTGACATGAAGAAAGTCCAGTGCAAAGAAGGACTTGATATCTACAAAAAATTCCTTACACGAATGACAAGAATCTCAGAGTTCCTCAAAGTTGCAGAG CAAGTGGGGATTGATAGAGGAGACATCCCAGATTTGTCTCAG tttacAGTTTGT GCCCCCAGCAGCCTGCTGGATGCCCTGGAACAGCACTTGGCCTCTTTAGAGGGAAAGAAAGTCAAAGACTCAACAGCAGCCAGCAG GGCCAGCACCCTCTCCAGTGCGGTCTCTTCCCTGGCCAACACCGGCATCTCTTTCACCAAAGTGGACGAGAGGGAAAAACAGGCAGCCCTGGAGGAAGAGCAGTCTCGTCTAAAAACactaaaa GAGCAGCGTCTTAAAGACCTCCAGAGGAATCCTGCAACCGCAACCACAGACTCCTCCCCTGTCTCCACATTGGGTGGAACAATCAATTCAGCCCCTGCCATTGACCTCTTCTCCACCCCCAGCTCCACCAACAG CACGTCCAAGGCAGCCAATGACCTTCTGGACCTGCAGCCAACCTTCCAGCAGTCGCTGCCTCCCACCACCAATAACTCATGGGGAG ACTCCTTCTGTGGGCCAAGCCCTTACACCACCCTCTTCCAATCTGAGCCCCCTGCTGTAGCTGGTCTATTCAGAG GGTTTACAGCCTCCCCAACACCACAGCAGCCACAAAACTCTCGAGGCCTTAACGTCGACTTTGACTCAGTATTTGGCAACAACACTAATGGTAACAACCTGGATTCCACTG GTGGCATCCTCAAACCCACAGTGACATCCTCACCCAATCAGAGCATGACCCTGAATGGCCAACAACCCAACAAACTTGTGTCCAATGACCTGGACTCCTCACTGGCCAATCTTGTCGGCA ATCTAGGAATGAACAACGGCACAGCAAAGAA TGATCTTCACTGGAGTCAGCCTGGTGAGAGGAAGCTGACAGGTGGAAGCAACTGGCAACCCAAGTCAGCACCTTCCACCACCTGGAACCCTGCAACCATG GCTCCATCTGTCATGGCCTACCCTGCAACCACACCGACAGGCATGATGGCATGTGCAATG CCTCCTCACATGGGCTCCATGATGATGACACAGCCCACTATGATGTACAACCAGCCTGTGATGAGGCCGGCCAACCCCTTCGGCCCCAACCCAGGTGCTCAG TCCCCCACAACCTCTAGTCCCTCCAGTCTCAGCCCCCTCAGAGCTCCAGGGAAGGACCCCTTTGCACAGCTCTTTCTACAGAATTTTTTATAG
- the picalma gene encoding phosphatidylinositol binding clathrin assembly protein a isoform X5 produces MSGQSITDRITAAQHSVTGSAITKTVCKATTHEIMGPKKKHLDYLIQCTNEMNVNIPQLADTLFERTTNTSWVVVFKSLTTTHQLMVYGNERFIQYLASRNTLFNLSNFLDKSGLQGYDMSTFIRRYSRYLNEKAVSYRQVAFDFTKVKRGSDGLMRTMNTEKLLKTIPIIQNQMDVLLDFNVNANELTNGVINAAFMLLFKDAIRLFAAYNEGIINLLEKYFDMKKVQCKEGLDIYKKFLTRMTRISEFLKVAEQVGIDRGDIPDLSQFTVCAPSSLLDALEQHLASLEGKKVKDSTAASRASTLSSAVSSLANTGISFTKVDEREKQAALEEEQSRLKTLKEQRLKDLQRNPATATTDSSPVSTLGGTINSAPAIDLFSTPSSTNSTSKAANDLLDLQPTFQQSLPPTTNNSWGDPFNYAAEAVEDSTPNSNPFITIPVVDAVHPSTVSSDAGSLSSRTPSHEVFDHYTPFFDSSSSLTSDLETGAQIETFITDSFCGPSPYTTLFQSEPPAVAGLFRGFTASPTPQQPQNSRGLNVDFDSVFGNNTNGNNLDSTGGILKPTVTSSPNQSMTLNGQQPNKLVSNDLDSSLANLVGNLGMNNGTAKNDLHWSQPGERKLTGGSNWQPKSAPSTTWNPATMAPSVMAYPATTPTGMMACAMPPHMGSMMMTQPTMMYNQPVMRPANPFGPNPGAQSPTTSSPSSLSPLRAPGKDPFAQLFLQNFL; encoded by the exons acTTGATTCAGTGCACGAATGAGATGAATGTGAACATCCCTCAGCTGGCTGACACACTGTTTGAGAGGACCACTAACACCAGCTGGGTTGTTGTCTTCAAGTCCCTCACCACTACACACCAACTGATGGTCTACGGCAATGAG AGATTCATTCAGTATCTGGCTTCAAGGAACACACTATTCAACCTGAGCAATTTCTTGGACAAAAGTGGATTACAAG GCTATGATATGTCAACGTTCATAAGGAGGTATAGCCGCTACCTGAATGAGAAGGCTGTGTCCTACAGACAAGTTGCTTTTGACTTCACTAAAGTAAAAAGAGG GTCCGATGGGTTGATGAGAACGATGAACACAGAGAAACTCCTCAAGACCATCCCTATCATCCAAAATCAGATGGATGTGTTACTCGATTTCAAT GTCAATGCCAACGAACTGACAAATGGTGTGATCAACGCAGCTTTCATGCTTCTCTTCAAAGATGCGATCCGACTCTTTGCTGCCTACAATGAAGGCATAATCAACCTCCTGG AGAAATACTTTGACATGAAGAAAGTCCAGTGCAAAGAAGGACTTGATATCTACAAAAAATTCCTTACACGAATGACAAGAATCTCAGAGTTCCTCAAAGTTGCAGAG CAAGTGGGGATTGATAGAGGAGACATCCCAGATTTGTCTCAG tttacAGTTTGT GCCCCCAGCAGCCTGCTGGATGCCCTGGAACAGCACTTGGCCTCTTTAGAGGGAAAGAAAGTCAAAGACTCAACAGCAGCCAGCAG GGCCAGCACCCTCTCCAGTGCGGTCTCTTCCCTGGCCAACACCGGCATCTCTTTCACCAAAGTGGACGAGAGGGAAAAACAGGCAGCCCTGGAGGAAGAGCAGTCTCGTCTAAAAACactaaaa GAGCAGCGTCTTAAAGACCTCCAGAGGAATCCTGCAACCGCAACCACAGACTCCTCCCCTGTCTCCACATTGGGTGGAACAATCAATTCAGCCCCTGCCATTGACCTCTTCTCCACCCCCAGCTCCACCAACAG CACGTCCAAGGCAGCCAATGACCTTCTGGACCTGCAGCCAACCTTCCAGCAGTCGCTGCCTCCCACCACCAATAACTCATGGGGAG ATCCTTTTAACTATGCTGCAGAAGCTGTGGAGGATTCTACTCCAAACTCAAACCCTTTCATCACAATACCTGTTGTCGATGCTGTCCACCCGTCCACGGTGTCCTCGGACGCTGGCAGTCTGTCCTCTCGGACACCTAGTCATGAAGTGTTCG atcATTACACTCCTTTTTTTGACTCCAGCTCTTCGCTGACATCTGATCTTGAAACTGGTGCACAGATAGAGACATTTATCACAG ACTCCTTCTGTGGGCCAAGCCCTTACACCACCCTCTTCCAATCTGAGCCCCCTGCTGTAGCTGGTCTATTCAGAG GGTTTACAGCCTCCCCAACACCACAGCAGCCACAAAACTCTCGAGGCCTTAACGTCGACTTTGACTCAGTATTTGGCAACAACACTAATGGTAACAACCTGGATTCCACTG GTGGCATCCTCAAACCCACAGTGACATCCTCACCCAATCAGAGCATGACCCTGAATGGCCAACAACCCAACAAACTTGTGTCCAATGACCTGGACTCCTCACTGGCCAATCTTGTCGGCA ATCTAGGAATGAACAACGGCACAGCAAAGAA TGATCTTCACTGGAGTCAGCCTGGTGAGAGGAAGCTGACAGGTGGAAGCAACTGGCAACCCAAGTCAGCACCTTCCACCACCTGGAACCCTGCAACCATG GCTCCATCTGTCATGGCCTACCCTGCAACCACACCGACAGGCATGATGGCATGTGCAATG CCTCCTCACATGGGCTCCATGATGATGACACAGCCCACTATGATGTACAACCAGCCTGTGATGAGGCCGGCCAACCCCTTCGGCCCCAACCCAGGTGCTCAG TCCCCCACAACCTCTAGTCCCTCCAGTCTCAGCCCCCTCAGAGCTCCAGGGAAGGACCCCTTTGCACAGCTCTTTCTACAGAATTTTTTATAG
- the picalma gene encoding phosphatidylinositol binding clathrin assembly protein a isoform X13: MSGQSITDRITAAQHSVTGSAITKTVCKATTHEIMGPKKKHLDYLIQCTNEMNVNIPQLADTLFERTTNTSWVVVFKSLTTTHQLMVYGNERFIQYLASRNTLFNLSNFLDKSGLQGYDMSTFIRRYSRYLNEKAVSYRQVAFDFTKVKRGSDGLMRTMNTEKLLKTIPIIQNQMDVLLDFNVTSEELKTTPPVFQVNANELTNGVINAAFMLLFKDAIRLFAAYNEGIINLLEKYFDMKKVQCKEGLDIYKKFLTRMTRISEFLKVAEQVGIDRGDIPDLSQFTVCAPSSLLDALEQHLASLEGKKVKDSTAASRASTLSSAVSSLANTGISFTKVDEREKQAALEEEQSRLKTLKEQRLKDLQRNPATATTDSSPVSTLGGTINSAPAIDLFSTPSSTNSTSKAANDLLDLQPTFQQSLPPTTNNSWGDSFCGPSPYTTLFQSEPPAVAGLFRGFTASPTPQQPQNSRGLNVDFDSVFGNNTNGNNLDSTGGILKPTVTSSPNQSMTLNGQQPNKLVSNDLDSSLANLVGNLGMNNGTAKNDLHWSQPGERKLTGGSNWQPKSAPSTTWNPATMAPSVMAYPATTPTGMMACAMPPHMGSMMMTQPTMMYNQPVMRPANPFGPNPGAQSPTTSSPSSLSPLRAPGKDPFAQLFLQNFL; this comes from the exons acTTGATTCAGTGCACGAATGAGATGAATGTGAACATCCCTCAGCTGGCTGACACACTGTTTGAGAGGACCACTAACACCAGCTGGGTTGTTGTCTTCAAGTCCCTCACCACTACACACCAACTGATGGTCTACGGCAATGAG AGATTCATTCAGTATCTGGCTTCAAGGAACACACTATTCAACCTGAGCAATTTCTTGGACAAAAGTGGATTACAAG GCTATGATATGTCAACGTTCATAAGGAGGTATAGCCGCTACCTGAATGAGAAGGCTGTGTCCTACAGACAAGTTGCTTTTGACTTCACTAAAGTAAAAAGAGG GTCCGATGGGTTGATGAGAACGATGAACACAGAGAAACTCCTCAAGACCATCCCTATCATCCAAAATCAGATGGATGTGTTACTCGATTTCAAT GTCACCTCTGAAGAGCTTAAAACAACTCCACCTGTCTTCCAGGTCAATGCCAACGAACTGACAAATGGTGTGATCAACGCAGCTTTCATGCTTCTCTTCAAAGATGCGATCCGACTCTTTGCTGCCTACAATGAAGGCATAATCAACCTCCTGG AGAAATACTTTGACATGAAGAAAGTCCAGTGCAAAGAAGGACTTGATATCTACAAAAAATTCCTTACACGAATGACAAGAATCTCAGAGTTCCTCAAAGTTGCAGAG CAAGTGGGGATTGATAGAGGAGACATCCCAGATTTGTCTCAG tttacAGTTTGT GCCCCCAGCAGCCTGCTGGATGCCCTGGAACAGCACTTGGCCTCTTTAGAGGGAAAGAAAGTCAAAGACTCAACAGCAGCCAGCAG GGCCAGCACCCTCTCCAGTGCGGTCTCTTCCCTGGCCAACACCGGCATCTCTTTCACCAAAGTGGACGAGAGGGAAAAACAGGCAGCCCTGGAGGAAGAGCAGTCTCGTCTAAAAACactaaaa GAGCAGCGTCTTAAAGACCTCCAGAGGAATCCTGCAACCGCAACCACAGACTCCTCCCCTGTCTCCACATTGGGTGGAACAATCAATTCAGCCCCTGCCATTGACCTCTTCTCCACCCCCAGCTCCACCAACAG CACGTCCAAGGCAGCCAATGACCTTCTGGACCTGCAGCCAACCTTCCAGCAGTCGCTGCCTCCCACCACCAATAACTCATGGGGAG ACTCCTTCTGTGGGCCAAGCCCTTACACCACCCTCTTCCAATCTGAGCCCCCTGCTGTAGCTGGTCTATTCAGAG GGTTTACAGCCTCCCCAACACCACAGCAGCCACAAAACTCTCGAGGCCTTAACGTCGACTTTGACTCAGTATTTGGCAACAACACTAATGGTAACAACCTGGATTCCACTG GTGGCATCCTCAAACCCACAGTGACATCCTCACCCAATCAGAGCATGACCCTGAATGGCCAACAACCCAACAAACTTGTGTCCAATGACCTGGACTCCTCACTGGCCAATCTTGTCGGCA ATCTAGGAATGAACAACGGCACAGCAAAGAA TGATCTTCACTGGAGTCAGCCTGGTGAGAGGAAGCTGACAGGTGGAAGCAACTGGCAACCCAAGTCAGCACCTTCCACCACCTGGAACCCTGCAACCATG GCTCCATCTGTCATGGCCTACCCTGCAACCACACCGACAGGCATGATGGCATGTGCAATG CCTCCTCACATGGGCTCCATGATGATGACACAGCCCACTATGATGTACAACCAGCCTGTGATGAGGCCGGCCAACCCCTTCGGCCCCAACCCAGGTGCTCAG TCCCCCACAACCTCTAGTCCCTCCAGTCTCAGCCCCCTCAGAGCTCCAGGGAAGGACCCCTTTGCACAGCTCTTTCTACAGAATTTTTTATAG
- the picalma gene encoding phosphatidylinositol binding clathrin assembly protein a isoform X9 — MSGQSITDRITAAQHSVTGSAITKTVCKATTHEIMGPKKKHLDYLIQCTNEMNVNIPQLADTLFERTTNTSWVVVFKSLTTTHQLMVYGNERFIQYLASRNTLFNLSNFLDKSGLQGYDMSTFIRRYSRYLNEKAVSYRQVAFDFTKVKRGSDGLMRTMNTEKLLKTIPIIQNQMDVLLDFNVNANELTNGVINAAFMLLFKDAIRLFAAYNEGIINLLEKYFDMKKVQCKEGLDIYKKFLTRMTRISEFLKVAEQVGIDRGDIPDLSQAPSSLLDALEQHLASLEGKKVKDSTAASRASTLSSAVSSLANTGISFTKVDEREKQAALEEEQSRLKTLKEQRLKDLQRNPATATTDSSPVSTLGGTINSAPAIDLFSTPSSTNSTSKAANDLLDLQPTFQQSLPPTTNNSWGDPFNYAAEAVEDSTPNSNPFITIPVVDAVHPSTVSSDAGSLSSRTPSHEVFDSFCGPSPYTTLFQSEPPAVAGLFRGFTASPTPQQPQNSRGLNVDFDSVFGNNTNGNNLDSTGGILKPTVTSSPNQSMTLNGQQPNKLVSNDLDSSLANLVGNLGMNNGTAKNDLHWSQPGERKLTGGSNWQPKSAPSTTWNPATMAPSVMAYPATTPTGMMACAMPPHMGSMMMTQPTMMYNQPVMRPANPFGPNPGAQSPTTSSPSSLSPLRAPGKDPFAQLFLQNFL, encoded by the exons acTTGATTCAGTGCACGAATGAGATGAATGTGAACATCCCTCAGCTGGCTGACACACTGTTTGAGAGGACCACTAACACCAGCTGGGTTGTTGTCTTCAAGTCCCTCACCACTACACACCAACTGATGGTCTACGGCAATGAG AGATTCATTCAGTATCTGGCTTCAAGGAACACACTATTCAACCTGAGCAATTTCTTGGACAAAAGTGGATTACAAG GCTATGATATGTCAACGTTCATAAGGAGGTATAGCCGCTACCTGAATGAGAAGGCTGTGTCCTACAGACAAGTTGCTTTTGACTTCACTAAAGTAAAAAGAGG GTCCGATGGGTTGATGAGAACGATGAACACAGAGAAACTCCTCAAGACCATCCCTATCATCCAAAATCAGATGGATGTGTTACTCGATTTCAAT GTCAATGCCAACGAACTGACAAATGGTGTGATCAACGCAGCTTTCATGCTTCTCTTCAAAGATGCGATCCGACTCTTTGCTGCCTACAATGAAGGCATAATCAACCTCCTGG AGAAATACTTTGACATGAAGAAAGTCCAGTGCAAAGAAGGACTTGATATCTACAAAAAATTCCTTACACGAATGACAAGAATCTCAGAGTTCCTCAAAGTTGCAGAG CAAGTGGGGATTGATAGAGGAGACATCCCAGATTTGTCTCAG GCCCCCAGCAGCCTGCTGGATGCCCTGGAACAGCACTTGGCCTCTTTAGAGGGAAAGAAAGTCAAAGACTCAACAGCAGCCAGCAG GGCCAGCACCCTCTCCAGTGCGGTCTCTTCCCTGGCCAACACCGGCATCTCTTTCACCAAAGTGGACGAGAGGGAAAAACAGGCAGCCCTGGAGGAAGAGCAGTCTCGTCTAAAAACactaaaa GAGCAGCGTCTTAAAGACCTCCAGAGGAATCCTGCAACCGCAACCACAGACTCCTCCCCTGTCTCCACATTGGGTGGAACAATCAATTCAGCCCCTGCCATTGACCTCTTCTCCACCCCCAGCTCCACCAACAG CACGTCCAAGGCAGCCAATGACCTTCTGGACCTGCAGCCAACCTTCCAGCAGTCGCTGCCTCCCACCACCAATAACTCATGGGGAG ATCCTTTTAACTATGCTGCAGAAGCTGTGGAGGATTCTACTCCAAACTCAAACCCTTTCATCACAATACCTGTTGTCGATGCTGTCCACCCGTCCACGGTGTCCTCGGACGCTGGCAGTCTGTCCTCTCGGACACCTAGTCATGAAGTGTTCG ACTCCTTCTGTGGGCCAAGCCCTTACACCACCCTCTTCCAATCTGAGCCCCCTGCTGTAGCTGGTCTATTCAGAG GGTTTACAGCCTCCCCAACACCACAGCAGCCACAAAACTCTCGAGGCCTTAACGTCGACTTTGACTCAGTATTTGGCAACAACACTAATGGTAACAACCTGGATTCCACTG GTGGCATCCTCAAACCCACAGTGACATCCTCACCCAATCAGAGCATGACCCTGAATGGCCAACAACCCAACAAACTTGTGTCCAATGACCTGGACTCCTCACTGGCCAATCTTGTCGGCA ATCTAGGAATGAACAACGGCACAGCAAAGAA TGATCTTCACTGGAGTCAGCCTGGTGAGAGGAAGCTGACAGGTGGAAGCAACTGGCAACCCAAGTCAGCACCTTCCACCACCTGGAACCCTGCAACCATG GCTCCATCTGTCATGGCCTACCCTGCAACCACACCGACAGGCATGATGGCATGTGCAATG CCTCCTCACATGGGCTCCATGATGATGACACAGCCCACTATGATGTACAACCAGCCTGTGATGAGGCCGGCCAACCCCTTCGGCCCCAACCCAGGTGCTCAG TCCCCCACAACCTCTAGTCCCTCCAGTCTCAGCCCCCTCAGAGCTCCAGGGAAGGACCCCTTTGCACAGCTCTTTCTACAGAATTTTTTATAG
- the picalma gene encoding phosphatidylinositol binding clathrin assembly protein a isoform X2, which translates to MSGQSITDRITAAQHSVTGSAITKTVCKATTHEIMGPKKKHLDYLIQCTNEMNVNIPQLADTLFERTTNTSWVVVFKSLTTTHQLMVYGNERFIQYLASRNTLFNLSNFLDKSGLQGYDMSTFIRRYSRYLNEKAVSYRQVAFDFTKVKRGSDGLMRTMNTEKLLKTIPIIQNQMDVLLDFNVTSEELKTTPPVFQVNANELTNGVINAAFMLLFKDAIRLFAAYNEGIINLLEKYFDMKKVQCKEGLDIYKKFLTRMTRISEFLKVAEQVGIDRGDIPDLSQFTVCAPSSLLDALEQHLASLEGKKVKDSTAASRASTLSSAVSSLANTGISFTKVDEREKQAALEEEQSRLKTLKRLKDLQRNPATATTDSSPVSTLGGTINSAPAIDLFSTPSSTNSTSKAANDLLDLQPTFQQSLPPTTNNSWGDPFNYAAEAVEDSTPNSNPFITIPVVDAVHPSTVSSDAGSLSSRTPSHEVFDHYTPFFDSSSSLTSDLETGAQIETFITDSFCGPSPYTTLFQSEPPAVAGLFRGFTASPTPQQPQNSRGLNVDFDSVFGNNTNGNNLDSTGGILKPTVTSSPNQSMTLNGQQPNKLVSNDLDSSLANLVGNLGMNNGTAKNDLHWSQPGERKLTGGSNWQPKSAPSTTWNPATMAPSVMAYPATTPTGMMACAMPPHMGSMMMTQPTMMYNQPVMRPANPFGPNPGAQSPTTSSPSSLSPLRAPGKDPFAQLFLQNFL; encoded by the exons acTTGATTCAGTGCACGAATGAGATGAATGTGAACATCCCTCAGCTGGCTGACACACTGTTTGAGAGGACCACTAACACCAGCTGGGTTGTTGTCTTCAAGTCCCTCACCACTACACACCAACTGATGGTCTACGGCAATGAG AGATTCATTCAGTATCTGGCTTCAAGGAACACACTATTCAACCTGAGCAATTTCTTGGACAAAAGTGGATTACAAG GCTATGATATGTCAACGTTCATAAGGAGGTATAGCCGCTACCTGAATGAGAAGGCTGTGTCCTACAGACAAGTTGCTTTTGACTTCACTAAAGTAAAAAGAGG GTCCGATGGGTTGATGAGAACGATGAACACAGAGAAACTCCTCAAGACCATCCCTATCATCCAAAATCAGATGGATGTGTTACTCGATTTCAAT GTCACCTCTGAAGAGCTTAAAACAACTCCACCTGTCTTCCAGGTCAATGCCAACGAACTGACAAATGGTGTGATCAACGCAGCTTTCATGCTTCTCTTCAAAGATGCGATCCGACTCTTTGCTGCCTACAATGAAGGCATAATCAACCTCCTGG AGAAATACTTTGACATGAAGAAAGTCCAGTGCAAAGAAGGACTTGATATCTACAAAAAATTCCTTACACGAATGACAAGAATCTCAGAGTTCCTCAAAGTTGCAGAG CAAGTGGGGATTGATAGAGGAGACATCCCAGATTTGTCTCAG tttacAGTTTGT GCCCCCAGCAGCCTGCTGGATGCCCTGGAACAGCACTTGGCCTCTTTAGAGGGAAAGAAAGTCAAAGACTCAACAGCAGCCAGCAG GGCCAGCACCCTCTCCAGTGCGGTCTCTTCCCTGGCCAACACCGGCATCTCTTTCACCAAAGTGGACGAGAGGGAAAAACAGGCAGCCCTGGAGGAAGAGCAGTCTCGTCTAAAAACactaaaa CGTCTTAAAGACCTCCAGAGGAATCCTGCAACCGCAACCACAGACTCCTCCCCTGTCTCCACATTGGGTGGAACAATCAATTCAGCCCCTGCCATTGACCTCTTCTCCACCCCCAGCTCCACCAACAG CACGTCCAAGGCAGCCAATGACCTTCTGGACCTGCAGCCAACCTTCCAGCAGTCGCTGCCTCCCACCACCAATAACTCATGGGGAG ATCCTTTTAACTATGCTGCAGAAGCTGTGGAGGATTCTACTCCAAACTCAAACCCTTTCATCACAATACCTGTTGTCGATGCTGTCCACCCGTCCACGGTGTCCTCGGACGCTGGCAGTCTGTCCTCTCGGACACCTAGTCATGAAGTGTTCG atcATTACACTCCTTTTTTTGACTCCAGCTCTTCGCTGACATCTGATCTTGAAACTGGTGCACAGATAGAGACATTTATCACAG ACTCCTTCTGTGGGCCAAGCCCTTACACCACCCTCTTCCAATCTGAGCCCCCTGCTGTAGCTGGTCTATTCAGAG GGTTTACAGCCTCCCCAACACCACAGCAGCCACAAAACTCTCGAGGCCTTAACGTCGACTTTGACTCAGTATTTGGCAACAACACTAATGGTAACAACCTGGATTCCACTG GTGGCATCCTCAAACCCACAGTGACATCCTCACCCAATCAGAGCATGACCCTGAATGGCCAACAACCCAACAAACTTGTGTCCAATGACCTGGACTCCTCACTGGCCAATCTTGTCGGCA ATCTAGGAATGAACAACGGCACAGCAAAGAA TGATCTTCACTGGAGTCAGCCTGGTGAGAGGAAGCTGACAGGTGGAAGCAACTGGCAACCCAAGTCAGCACCTTCCACCACCTGGAACCCTGCAACCATG GCTCCATCTGTCATGGCCTACCCTGCAACCACACCGACAGGCATGATGGCATGTGCAATG CCTCCTCACATGGGCTCCATGATGATGACACAGCCCACTATGATGTACAACCAGCCTGTGATGAGGCCGGCCAACCCCTTCGGCCCCAACCCAGGTGCTCAG TCCCCCACAACCTCTAGTCCCTCCAGTCTCAGCCCCCTCAGAGCTCCAGGGAAGGACCCCTTTGCACAGCTCTTTCTACAGAATTTTTTATAG